The following are encoded together in the Penicillium digitatum chromosome 3, complete sequence genome:
- a CDS encoding FAD dependent oxidoreductase superfamily: MDRGVLVIFSTVIEGELRLLRRDTMVAEPRKRHNGQPQACEPCRKAKIRCDHQNPKCSRCVLRSLNCIYHPAPMTKRRPPTSHTPINFGSTLPADLLVPQDVTNPFHLPGESSVGAGVSFPPVDPTLAASSGEAARPSGPKRNMLFQEQLGQHETTRFSAVFFENRDSFGAVMLDATNSDHHELGREPDVMARSRVEFGVRTLLNFPTARTFDVLMTGIHHIYDVWLSPTMIQQCLKQVWTEYASELGEPRTRESVLKMAKDLFMNHKRPRPTPDCDAASNSDHVSWINWFGGPHLRWEMIGILFSWAGIAFRCKQEWDQVFDLPEQDGRNRNTAAEKMRECAAACVKLCEGNFEISDTMVICMKNSTRLQSIIISDESDRVRVDYGTVRSAFISAGLHRLSPSKEITPFSQHRASLASSMYYHDKCHSLFNARPPMLSNQYCQCPLPLDLCEEDVYGGQERLIVAIAKLDSNGWNTNGHIYTTTWLRALTMLSPIREGILELTLSVNSNFTKSQVEDLQVQLGKIVASYPRHIQYQGNSEWHPQPSSRPHKRGAHEVYIITRIQLDVLQCQFLLQRLLVSRQFSGGQNLFNIAQETMTVILSLWLNRDQLQEFHHAFDWIGVSYGMPCAGILCVELLRASNLVPPATQSEMLPATAGHECVRFSRSEVVQTLVMFKALLDWIRPTDNNAQLSKKFKTVLQRIIDAVFDSLGSPQAQGMPNEQPQRHHGPQAQQSLGQNLPTATGREHEIDPEMNTFGDMDWLNTVDWTQNGWLEQSNPPFSY, from the exons ATGGACCGTGGGGTGCTGGTGATCTTTTCTACTGTCATAGAAG GTGAACTACGCTTGTTGCGAAGAGACACGATGGTTGCAGAACCAAGAAAACGCCATAATGGCCAACCGCAAGCCTGCGAACCATGTCGCAAGGCTAAGATTCGCTGTGACCATCAAAATCCAAAGTGTTCGCGTTGTGTCCTGCGCAGCCTGAACTGCATTTATCACCCTGCTCCCATGACCAAACGCCGCCCTCCGACCTCCCACACACCCATAAACTTCGGCTCAACGCTGCCCGCGGACCTCCTGGTCCCTCAAGATGTTACCAACCCATTCCACTTACCTGGTGAATCTTCGGTCGGGGCAGGAGTCTCTTTTCCTCCTGTGGACCCAACCCTAGCTGCGAGCTCGGGGGAAGCAGCCCGTCCGAGCGGACCAAAACGGAACATGCTATTCCAAGAGCAGCTAGGCCAGCACGAGACGACTCGTTTCTCTGCTGTCTTTTTTGAAAACCGAGATAGCTTTGGCGCAGTGATGCTTGATGCGACGAACTCCGACCACCACGAGTTAGGCCGAGAGCCTGATGTTATGGCCAGGTCTCGAGTAGAGTTCGGAGTTAGAACACTGCTCAACTTCCCCACTGCTCGTACATTTGACGTGCTGATGACTGGAATCCATCATATCTACGATGTATGGCTATCACCCACCATGATCCAACAATGCTTGAAACAAGTATGGACAGAATACGCCAGTGAGCTAGGGGAGCCCCGGACGCGGGAATCTGTGTTGAAAATGGCAAAAGATTTATTCATGAACCACAAAAGGCCCCGCCCAACACCTGATTGCGATGCTGCAAGCAACTCCGACCATGTTTCCTGGATAAACTGGTTTGGTGGACCTCATCTGCGATGGGAAATGATCGGGATACTCTTCAGCTGGGCTGGAATTGCTTTCAGATGCAAACAAGAGTGGGACCAAGTGTTCGATCTACCCGAGCAGGATGGGCGGAATCGCAACACTGCCGCTGAGAAAATGAGAGAGTGTGCTGCTGCCTGTGTAAAGCTTTGCGAAGGGAACTTTGAGATCAGCGATACCATGGTCATTTGCATGAAGAATAGCACCAGACTACAAAGCATCATCATCAGTGACGAGA GTGACCGCGTACGAGTCGACTACGGCACTGTTCGCAGTGCTTTTATAAGTGCAGGACTGCACCGTCTTTCTCCTTCGAAGGAAATCACACCGTTTTCTCAACACCGAGCATCACTCGCTTCATCGATGTATTACCACGACAAATGCCACAGTTTGTTCAACGCGCGACCACCTATGCTCAGTAATCAATACTGCCAATGTCCTCTGCCACTTGATTTATGCGAGGAAGATGTATATGGGGGCCAGGAAAGACTCATCGTGGCCATTGCGAAACTTGACTCTAATGGCTGGAATACTAATGGCCACATATACACAACAACATGGCTTCGAGCACTGACGATGCTTAGTCCTATCCGGGAGGGCATCTTGGAACTAACTCTTAGTGTCAATTCGAATTTCACTAAATCGCAGGTAGA AGACCTGCAAGTTCAGTTGGGGAAGATCGTCGCTTCATATCCTCGGCACATTCAGTATCAGGGGAACTCCGAATGGCACCCACAGCCAAGCTCACGACCCCATAAACGGGGCGCTCATGAAGTCTATATTATCACCCGCATACAACTTGATGTATTGCAATGCCAGTTCCTTCTCCAGCGCCTACTTGTGTCGCGACAATTCAGCGGTGGCCAGAATTTGTTCAATATCGCCCAAGAGACAATGACTGTTATCCTGTCTCTCTGGCTTAACCGTGATCAGCTGCAGGAATTTCACCATGCCTTTGACTGGATT GGAGTATCATACGGAATGCCCTGTGCCGGAATCTTGTGTGTCGAGCTTCTTCGAGCAAGTAATTTAGTACCACCTGCCACACAAAGCGAGATGTTACCGGCGACTGCCGGTCACGAATGTGTTAGATTCTCGCGGTCGGAAGTCGTCCAAACTCTGGTTATGTTCAAAGCCTTACTTGACTGGATACGACCCACGGATAATAATGCGCAGCTTagcaagaagttcaagacAGTTCTACAGAGAATCATTGACGCCGTATTTGATTCTTTGGGGTCGCCGCAAGCACAAGGGATGCCGAACGAGCAGCCCCAGAGACACCATGGTCCGCAAGCACAACAGTCTCTAGGGCAAAATTTGCCTACTGCGACGGGCAGAGAGCATGAAATTGACCCTGAGATGAACACATTTGGAGATATGGATTGGCTGAACACCGTTGATTGGACTCAGAATGGTTGGCTTGAGCAAAGCAATCCACCTTTCTCATATTAA
- a CDS encoding Longevity assurance factor, putative, giving the protein MTARSLPLNGIYQTPRKEDSLRRRNINGPQPKTMGNGTSPPNSTSKSSKRGSLLRRCRDSASKHTWTIPLVLVLAFLSLYALNPTESNPISHFLFLSYKEELLEDADPKAPTQYGKGLWDIAFVSFYVIVLSFTREFIMQEILRPLAVWRIKSRGKQARFMEQAYTAIYFSVLGPAGLYVMRQTPVWYFNTRGMYELFPHRTHAAEFKLYYLIEAAYWAQQAIVMLLGMEKRRKDFTELVAHHIVTLALIALSYRFHFTYIGIAVYITHDISDFFLAVSKSLHYIAPDIMIPFYATSIGAWIYLRHVLNLRILYSLLTEFRTVGPYELNWETQQYKCWISNIITFGLLAVLQALNLFWLYCLLRSAFKFLATGEKKDDRSEPDESEIEHDEFKVSGGITGQASTNGSALPNGKSQGAASGLGLSINANGVR; this is encoded by the exons ATGACAGCCCGTTCATTACCCCTGAACGGGATCTACCAAACGCCAAGGAAAGAAGACTCCCTGAGGCGCAGGAATATCAATGGCCCGCAACCCAAGACAATGGGAAATGGCACAAGCCCACCAAATTCAACTTCAAAGTCCAGCAAACGGGGCTCTCTTCTCCGTCGCTGCAGAGATTCCGCAAGCAAGCACACCTGGACAATTCCATTAGTTCTCGTGCTGGCCTTCCTTTCCCTATATGCTCTCAACCCGACCGAGTCAAACCCAATCTCTCATTTCCTGTTTCTCTCCTATAAAGAGGAACTTCTGGAAGATGCTGACCCTAAAGCCCCCACACAGTATGGCAAGGGTCTGTGGGACATAGCGTTTGTGTCATTCTACGTGATCGTGCTATCCTTCACGCGGGAATTTATCATGCAAGAAATTCTTCGCCCTCTAGCAGTCTGGCGTATCAAATCGCGGGGGAAGCAAGCCCGTTTCATGGAGCAGGCGTACACCGCGATTTACTTTTCAGTCCTCGGTCCCGCGGGGTTGTATGTTATGCGCCAGACACCGGTTTGGTACTTCAACACGCGTGGCATGTACGAACTGTTCCCACACAGGACCCATGCGGCTGAGTTCAAGCTTTACTACTTGATTGAGGCGGCTTATTGGGCACAGCAGGCTATCGTTATGCTGTTGGGGATGGAGAAGCGGCGGAAGGATTTTACAGAGCTTGTTGCGCATCACATTGTGACATTGGCGCTTATTGCTCTCAGCTATCGCTTTCACTTTACGTATATTGGAATTGCTGTTTATATCACGCATGACATTAGTGATTTCTTCCTTGCC GTTTCAAAATCTCTCCATTACATAGCCCCGGACATAATGATTCCCTTCTACGCAACCTCGATCGGCGCCTGGATATATCTCCGCCATGTGCTGAATCTTCGGATCCTTTATTCCCTTCTAACAGAGTTCCGGACTGTTGGGCCCTACGAGCTCAACTGGGAAACTCAACAGTACAAGTGCTGGATCTCAAACATCATCACATTCGGACTACTGGCTGTACTCCAAGCTCTCAATCTGTTCTGGTTGTACTGTCTGCTACGCAGCGCGTTCAAGTTCCTCGCGACAGGCGAGAAGAAAGACGATCGCTCTGAGCCGGATGAGTCTGAGATTGAGCACGATGAATTCAAGGTTTCTGGGGGAATTACTGGCCAGGCTTCGACGAATGGCAGTGCATTGCCTAATGGCAAGTCCCAGGGTGCCGCTAGTGGTCTTGGCCTCTCTATCAATGCCAATGGGGTTCGCTAG
- a CDS encoding PH signal transduction protein PalA, putative: protein MASNILQLPFRRSHTVLLSEAITQYISSKYDQRPDMFAEDLMIIDRLRSEAVKVQEPHFSGISRLVTYAAQLKWLSGKFPIDVGVDFSWYPAFGFNASRPVSQNNLRFELANVIFNLAALYSQLAYATNRTTADGLKQACNYLCSAAGVLSHLRTDIIPDLRTSPPEDMDEMTLRSLELLLLGQGQECFWQKAVKDGLKDVSIAKLAAKVSDFYGDAGELAVKSNAISTDWIHHMTAKHHHFAAAAQFRQALDCLEKRKYGEEVARLRDCLVCVGEGLKEQRWINRTVLGDLTGLKSRVTEDLKRAEKDNDIIYINPVPPKSELKAIERASMVLAKAPSQVTDAISMLGDNGPLGQPLFSKLVPYAVHIAASIYTDRRDRLVNETLIGELESMTDKLRDLLSSLNLPGSLQALEKPLGLPPLLVSHAEEMRQQDGLNRLHRSIEDTTRVKGNDLTVYNEGVELLSAEKAEDLAARHKYGTDRWTRGTSESAAPKLYKSLAEIEGYFTSAQGSDDLVQRKLRDSRSIFVVLTGTNQDLESFVPSSRRVVIPPEVERESNRLRGCLSEVTRMENRRRRRIQALKEKARGDDIHPALLTQTARLEREFPMQPIQASQFEDLFEDQLKLYDSDREMLAQERREQDHLADQVREANRAFTGSHKGDASTKEREAALQDLENGYLKYKEIISNLDVGRKFYNDLAKIVARFRDDAKVFVHQRRIEASQLEADISNATAMASLRISQPHLRQKSQESARTHHPPSAYSDGAQPAQAPSQPPPLVHAVRPAETAAPLTAPQPVRAPVAPPAVSKPSMPGGMPGMWAPEMGIRFGSAAAPPNGIPSTGTAPAPSQTNRASRPGTWDPSKGLRFS from the exons ATGGCGTC CAACATCCTCCAACTCCCGTTCCGGCGCTCCCATACCGTCTTGCTTTCCGAAGCAATCACCCAGTACATCTCTTCCAAATATGACCAGCGCCCGGATATGTTTGCTGAGGATCTGATGATCATTGATCGTCTAAGATCTGAGGCTGTCAAGGTCCAGGAACCACACTTTAGTGGTATCAGCCGCTTGGTCACGTACGCGGCTCAGCTGAAATGGCTGAGTGGGAAGTTCCCAATTGAC GTCGGAGTGGATTTTTCGTGGTATCCAGCTTTTGGCTTTAATGCTTCGCGGCCAG TCTCACAAAACAACCTGCGCTTCGAATTAGCGAATGTCATATTCAATCTCGCCGCATTATACTCCCAGCTTGCATATGCGACCAACCGGACTACCGCAGATGGACTCAAGCAGGCGTGTAACTACCTCTGCTCCGCAGCTGGAGTTTTGAGCCATCTTCGAACCGACATCATCCCAGACCTTCGAACGTCGCCGCCAGAGGATATGGACGAAATGACACTACGAAGTTTGGAACTTCTTTTGCTCGGACAGGGCCAGGAGTGTTTCTGGCAGAAAGCTGTCAAAGATGGACTGAAAGATGTGTCGATTGCGAAACTTGCAGCAAAGGTGTCTGACTTCTACGGCGACGCAGGCGAATTAGCTGTCAAGTCTAATGCAATAAGTACGGACTGGATCCACCACATGACCGCAAAACATCACCACTTTGCAGCGGCAGCTCAGTTCCGACAAGCGCTTGACTGTCTGGAGAAACGCAAGTATGGAGAAGAGGTTGCTCGGCTGCGCGATTGTTTGGTCTGTGTTGGCGAGGGTTTGAAAGAGCAGCGGTGGATTAATCGGACTGTACTAGGGGACTTAACTGGACTGAAGAGTCGTGTTACGGAAGACCTCAAGCGAGCCGAGAAGGACAATGACATTATCTACATCAACCCTGTGCCGCCCAAATCTGAGCTCAAGGCTATAGAGCGCGCCAGCATGGTTCTTGCCAAAGCACCTTCGCAGGTTACGGATGCGATTTCTATGCTTGGTGATAACGGACCGTTGGGCCAGCCGCTGTTCTCGAAGTTGGTCCCATACGCAGTTCACATTGCCGCCAGTATTTACACTGATCGTCGCGACCGACTGGTTAATGAAACTCTCATCGGGGAGCTGGAGTCGATGACCGACAAGTTGCGAGA CTTGCTTTCATCGCTCAATTTGCCAGGGTCTTTACAGGCGCTTGAAAAACCACTTGGTCTCCCGCCACTGCTTGTGTCGCATGCAGAGGAAATGCGCCAGCAAGATGGCTTGAATCGCTTGCACCGGTCTATCGAAGACACCACCAGAGTGAAAGGCAATGATCTGACTGTGTACAATGAAGGCGTTGAGCTTCTTTCGGCTGAAAAGGCCGAGGATCTTGCAGCTCGCCATAAATACGGCACCGATCGCTGGACCCGCGGGACTTCAGAATCTGCCGCGCCTAAGCTTTACAAGAGTTTGGCCGAAATCGAAGGCTATTTTACCTCCGCCCAGGGCAGTGATGATCTCGTCCAGCGTAAGCTACGAGATTCACGATCAATCTTCGTCGTTCTCACTGGCACAAATCAGGACTTGGAATCTTTTGTTCCTAGTAGCCGAAGGGTTGTGATTCCACCAGAAGTTGAACGCGAGTCTAACCGGTTGCGCGGCTGTTTGAGCGAGGTCACCCGAATGGAGAATCGGCGGAGGCGACGAATTCAAGCATTGAAGGAGAAAGCTCGCGGGGATGATATTC ATCCAGCACTTTTGACACAGACAGCTCGATTGGAGCGGGAATTCCCCATGCAGCCTATCCAGGCAAGCCAGTTCGAGGATTTGTTCGAGGATCAACTGAAACTATATGATTCAGACCGTGAAATGCTAGCCCAGGAGCGGAGGGAGCAAGATCACCTTGCGGATCAGGTCCGAGAGGCCAACCGGGCATTTACTGGGTCTCATAAAGGTGACGCGTCGACAAAGGAACGAGAAGCGGCACTGCAGGATCTAGAGAATGGATACCTGAAGTATAAGGAGATCATTTCCAACCTCGACGTCGGGCGAAAGTTTTACAATGACCTTGCAAAAATTGTAGCTCGATTCCGCGACGACGCTAAGGTTTTTGTCCACCAGCGTCGGATAGAGGCAAGCCAGCTGGAAGC AGATATCTCTAATGCCACAGCGATGGCCTCACTGCGTATTTCTCAGCCACACCTGCGCCAAAAATCTCAGGAATCAGCTCGAACCCATCACCCTCCCTCTGCCTACTCAGATGGCGCGCAGCCCGCCCAGGCGCCATCGCAGCCACCTCCACTCGTTCACGCCGTGCGACCAGCTGAGACAGCAGCCCCTCTCACGGCGCCCCAACCGGTGCGCGCACCCGTTGCCCCGCCCGCAGTTTCTAAGCCGAGCATGCCCGGGGGTATGCCGGGCATGTGGGCCCCTGAAATGGGGATTCGGTTTGGATCTGCCGCTGCCCCTCCGAATGGTATTCCCAGCACAGGGACTGCACCAGCCCCGAGCCAGACCAATCGTGCTTCTCGGCCGGGAACCTGGGATCCCAGCAAAGGACTGCGCTTCTCTTGA